The Bartonella krasnovii sequence TATATAGGAATAAAATATTGTTTAAATATAAGTAGTTATTTATAATTTCTCATATTAGATGGAAAAGCTCAATCCTGTAAAATTTTCACATTTAAAATCTATGGATGCTCAATCAATCAAAACCATTCTTGCACGCTTCAAGCGGAGAGCTTCATGTGGGTAAAACAATTTAAAAAAAAACATGAAATTTGTGCTGAAAGAATACTCTCCAATAGCTAAGAGATTATCGCAACATTGAGAATTGGAAAAATTTATAAATGGTAGCTTTGCATAATTCAGGAGCATAAAATGGTGCTATATAATGGACTTACACTGTTTATGCATATGTCGTGAGTTGAGCTTAGGAGTGCTAAAAGATATCAGGGGTATTTATTTCATAAGATATCGATAATAAGAAAAATTCAAAAGACTCTTTAGAAGAGAATGCTTTGAGCTTGTTATGAGAGATTACTTTACATGTTCAACACTTTAAGCATTATCGTCATACATTTAATATAATAACATAGTGTTTATAAGCATAAACTATCCTTTTTCTGTTGATATTCCCTGACTTTTAATTCAAAAAAATTTCGATAACGTACAAAGAATTGTGTGTAAGAAAACGATTTAAAACAAATAAAATATGCGATTAATAGACGATTAAATATCAAAACATTCAATGATTTGTTTTCTATAGGGGGATATTAGTTTCTTGAATTGGACGACGTTTTGCGATGGGATATCGTTGATATGTTTTAGCGACACGCATAATGACTTCTTCTAGGGGTTCAATCGTCACGTCCATAGAAAAGCCATTTGCATGAATAACATTTTCATGATCAACCATAATGGCAGCATGACCTTGCCAAAAAATTAAATCACCTCGTTGAAGTTTATCATTTTCTGAGAGTGGAGTTCCTATAGTTTTCTGCTGCATGTCAGTATCGCGTAAAACCATTTGACCGGTCATCATCATAGAAAGCTGGATGAATCCTGAACAATCAAGCCCAAAGCCACTGGCTCCACCCCAAAGATAAGGCGTGCGGATAAACATTTCAGCAACGGTAACATAATCTTTATACACGTGTCCGATGGGACTAAGCTGATTACTAATGATAGCTTTTCCGTTTTCAAGTATAGAATACAGAGTTTCACGGACTTCGACTTCATCAACAACAGTTACCTTACTTCCCATGGATAAAGGATATTCCATTGGTCCACGCAAATCAGCTTGAAAATATTGAAAAGTACGTGGGACTGAAACGATATGCGTTTGCTTTACGGTTGATGTACAAAGCGCTGTTGTATCAATATAGCCAACATAATTATCTTTGAGGGATTGCCCCCAAGACATCGTTTCTCCATGTTCAAAGATAAGAAGTTCTTCCCCGAATAAGCACTCTGTCTGCCTTTCGCTTTTTTTATTGTTTTCTTTAAACAGTCCAGCAACAGGAACATTAACACGTCTTTTTTCACCTTGCACAAAGCGCTGCGCTGTAACCTCTGTTTCAAGACGTTTATCTGCTAGATCTTCTCTGAATGCATGTAACCTTGGATCTTTAGAGATCATTCGTTGCCCTTTCATGTTTGTCTTTAAAATAAGTTTATAACCACTGTAAAATCGCAGAGCTTTTCATCTTTAAATAAAGCAAAGAGCATCACTAGAGACGGTAAGCAGTTATTTCTAAAGCCTCACAATTGTCCATTTTTATGGATATTTTATGTCAATTTTTAGTTTTTAAAGAGATTATAAAGAGCACGAATAACTTGTGCAGATCCTCCCACAGGATAGCCTGGTTTTTCTTTAGGAACCCACCCATAAAGATCAAAATGCGCAAAATGTTTGGTTCTTTCAACGAAAGAGTTAAGAAATAAAGCAGCCACTATAGAGCCGGCATAGTTATTTCCCGTTATGTTGTTCAGATCAGCATTTGGTGAGGATAACATTTCCAAGTAAGGTTTCCAAAGGGGCATTTGCCAAAGAGGATCGAAAACAGAGTGAGCAGACTGAGAAATCTGTTGTGCCCATATTGCATCATTACAATAAAATGCGGGAAGATCTGGTCCTAATGCTATACGTGCTGCTCCCGTTAAAGTAGCCATGCAAAGCATGAATTGTGGGCTTTCTTCATCACCATAGGCAAGTGCATCAGCAAGGACAAGTCGCCCTTCAGCATCTGTATTCCCCACTTCAACAGTTAGACCTTTACGACTTTTGAGAATATCACCTGGTCGGTAAGCATTCGCAGAAATTGCGTTTTCTACAGCTGGAATCAAAACACGCAGACGGAAAGGCAATTTCGCATCCATAATAAGTTTAGCCAATCCCAAAACATGTGCTCCACCTCCCATATCTTTTTTCATAAGCAACATGTTATTGGCTGATTTAATATCCAGCCCTCCCGTATCAAAAGTTACGCCTTTGCCGACCAACGTTATTTTAGGATGATGCTCTTGCCCCCAGTGTAATTCAATCAATCGTGGTGCAGTACTGCCTGCTCGTCCTACGGCATGAATCATCGGAAAGTTATGGGTTAAGAGATCATCTCCACAAATACTGTGGACATGAGCACCGTATGTTTTCCCTAGTTGTCGTGCCTCTTCTTCAAGAGTATCAGGGGTCATATCATTAGCTGGAATATTGATGAGATCACGGACGAAGAAGACAGTTTCATAAATACGTTTGAGCTCATCAAAATCAACGGACTCATTGACATGGATAGATAATGATTTTAAAAGAGAATTTTGGCGATAACGGTTAAATTGATAGCTTCCCAGTGCCAATCCAAGATAGGTATTTATTTCATCAGAGGTTTCACCTTCTAAATGCCAGTGACCAGCAGGAAGTTTTTGAGCAAGAATACCTGTGATAAAGGGATCGCTCCCATTGCCAATTCCAAATAAAACTTTTTTTAAATGTCCCGTTTCGTGAGGAACAAAGAGTATTTGTCCTGCTTTGCCAGTAAAATCATTAACTTTTATCCATGCTGTCGCTGAGGCATCAAGTGATAAGTTAGCAATATTTCTTGGATTTACTAGGATAATAGGGCAACTGTTATCAATACGTGTTGAGGTAAAATGAATGGAATGTTGTTGCATAGTTATGAGATCCTTATAGTCGTCTAAGTGCGACATACTCGACCAAGTGATTTTTTCCCTTTCTAAGAATGAGATTGGACCGTGGTCGTGTTGGCAATATATTTTCTTGTAAGTTTTTTAAGTTAATCGTTTGCCAAATATTTTCAGCAATTTTTAAGGCTTCTTCTTCATGCAGGAGTGCATAACGATGAAAATAGGATTCAGGATTTTGAAAAGCTGTTTTACGCAAACGTTTAAAACGTTCCAAGTACCAGTGTCGAATGACTTCTGTTTCAGCATCGACATAGATTGAAAAATCAAAAAAATCTGAAACAAAAGGAATGACTTTTCCATCTTTAGGAAGATCACTGACTTGCAGAACATTAATACCTTCAATAATTAAAATATCAGGGCGGTCAATGATAATTGTGTGATTTTTTAGAACATCATAAGTCATATGAGAATAAAGAGGAGCAGGGACATTTCCAATACCTGCTTTTATAGCCGAAAGAAAGCATAGTAATTTTTTGATGTCATAGGAATCAGGAAATCCTTTACGATTCATACGATTTTTTTGTTCTAAGATCGCATTAGGATAGAGAAAACCATCTGTTGTGATCAGATCCACTTTAAGACTAGATGTCCAACGTTTTAACAGTTCTTGAAGGATACGAGCGGTGGTAGATTTTCCTACGGCTACAGAACCTGCAATTCCAATAATAAAGGGCGTTTTTTGACTCTCTTCTTGGTGGAGAAACTGCTGACGTTTGTGAAAAAGTTCCTGCACTGCTTCAACATGACATGAGAGCAGACGTGATAAAGAAAGATAAATGCGTTGGACTTCTTCAAGATCGATAGGATCATCAATAGAGCGTAAACGCTTAATTTCATCAAAAGTTAAAGTAAGAGGTGTATCCGCACGAAACTCTGACCATTCTTGTGCTGTAAAAACACGATAAGGTGAATATCGGTCAGAAATGGATTTGACCAAATTATCTTCCTGATTAATTTTTTTTATAATCGTATCAATCATTTTTATTAACTTATTGTCCAGTCATTCCAGTATGTACGGATTTGTGCCAATGAGTACCCTTGTGCCAAAAAAGCCCATAAAAGCAGACGTGCTTTTACGGCTGACAAATAACCAGACATAAAAGCTCCTGAAGCAATCATATCGATTTCTGAACCTTTATAGCCATAAGTTATACGAGTTGTTGAGCCATTACAACAACGGCTAGCAATAATAATTGGTATTTTTTGTGCGTATTGTTGTACAAGATCTGCTTCTTGAAAACTACAGTGTCCTGCACCAAAACCAGCGATAACAAGTCCAGCATAATGTCCACTTTCAAGGCAAAGTTTCATTAATTGTGCATCAGATGATAAAGAGGAATAGAGAAGTGCAATTTGATGATCATAGTTTTGAGGAAGATCAAATGTTGTAGGAAAAAATTTTCGGTCATTGAAATAAATAACTTTTCCCTCTAAAATAGTCCCTACAATACCTATCATGCCTGATTGAAATGTTTCAACCTTGACAGTGTGGCTTTTATAGAGCCAATAAGGTGAATGAATCGTATCATTAATGACAACAAGAACGCCTCTGTTACGACTTTGTGGGGTGGCCGCGACACGCGTTGCTGCTAAAACATTAGCGGGTCCATCAGCGCCTGCTTCATGGGGTAGCCGCATAGCGCCAGTAATAATAAGTGGTTCATCTTCCTTCCAATAAAGAGAAAGAAAAAAAGCAGTTTCTTCAAGAGTATCAGTCCCTTGCGTTAAGACAATTCCTTTTGCACCAGCGTTTATTTGTTGTTTTGCCCATTCTATTATTTCAAAAAGAATTTTGAAAGATAAAGATCCACTGGGTATTTGCATTAATGTTTGTGCATGAATATCAGCAATATTATTTAAATCAGGAACACTTTTTATGAGGTTATCTGAGGTTAAAGTTGGTTGCATGTGGCCAAAACGATCGGCAGTCATTGCAATTGTTCCACCTAAGGTTCCTATAGCTATTTTTTTCATAATTTTCCTCTATAAAGGCACAAACTGTTTACATAAAACTATTTAGCAGTAATTTATATTGACAACAATAATATCATTTTTTCAATTTCAACAAATTGAGTGATGCTAAATCATTGTGTTTTGCTGTATATGTTCTTAAATAGGACAATAGACATTGAGTTTTACATTAAATAAAAAGATAATATTAAAAAGAGAAGTAATATTTAAGGAGTGTCCTTATGACAGAACATAAGCCAGACATAATGTATGGTACAACGATTATTACGGTACGAAAAGGTGGCAAAGTTGTGATGGCTGGCGACGGTCAGGTTTCTCTTGGACAGACGATTATGAAAGGCAATGCACGTAAAGTTCGTCGTCTTGGGAAGAACGGCGTGGTTATTGCTGGTTTTGCAGGTGCTACGGCAGATGCTTTCACATTACTGGAAAGATTGGAAACAAAGCTTGAGCAATATCCTGATCAGCTTATGCGTGCATGTGTAGAGCTTGCGAAGGATTGGCGAACAGATCGCTATTTGCGTCGTTTGGAAGCAATGATGCTCGTGGCTGATAAGAAAGTAACTTTAGCTCTAACAGGGCTTGGTGATGTTTTAGAACCAGAAGATGGAGTTATGGCCATTGGCTCTGGAGGAAATTTTGCTCTTTCAGCAGCGCGGGCACTGATGGACTTGGATTTGGATGCTGAAACGATTGCCCGTAAAGCTATGACTATTGCCGCTAAAATTTGTGTTTATACCAATGATCATTTTACGATTGAAACATTGGATGCAGAATTATCTTCTTTAGAGAAAGCTATTTAAATGTGTGTTGTATTTTCCCCTCGTGAGACTGTTTCTGAACTTGATCGTTTTATTATTGGCCAAAATGACGCCAAACGTTCTGTAGCTATTGCTCTGCGTAATCGGTGGCGTAGACAACAGCTTGAAGAGCCGATGCGTGAAGAAGTAATGCCAAAAAATATTTTAATGATAGGACCAACAGGTGTTGGTAAAACAGGGATCGCACGTCGATTAGCAAAACTTTCTGGAGCCCCCTTTGTTAAAGTAGAAGCGACTAAATTTACTGAAGTTGGTTATGTGGGGCGTGATGTTGAGCAAATTATTCGAGATCTTGTTGAAATTGCCATTTCTCTTGTGCGTGAAAAGAAACGCGATGAAATAAAAGAAAAGGCTCACGTGAATGCTGAAGAGCGCGTTTTAGATGCTCTTGTTGGTAAAACAGCAAGTCCGGCTACCCGTGATAGTTTCCGCAAAAAATTGCGTGAGGGTGAATTAGATGAGAAAGAGATTGAAATTGAAGTAGCCGATAATAATAGCAATAGTGCTTCAACCTTTGATATTCCTGGTATGCCTGGGGCGCAAATGGGGATTATGAATTTATCCGATATTTTAGGCAAAATGGGCAGTCGTACAAAGGTGCGTAAAACAACAGTAAGGGATGCTTTTAAACCGCTCATTGATGATGAATCTGAAAAGCTCCTTGATCAGGAACAAATTATTCAAGAAGCGCTTCGTGTAGCTGAAAATGACGGTATTGTTTTTATCGACGAGATTGATAAAATTGCAACGAGGGATGGTGGAGCCAGTGCAGCGGTTTCGCGTGAGGGCGTCCAACGTGATCTTTTGCCTTTGGTGGAAGGAACAACAATTGCTACAAAATATGGGCAAATCAAAACAGATCACATTCTCTTTATTGCCTCTGGTGCATTTCATGTTTCCAAGCCATCTGACTTATTACCGGAGCTTCAAGGACGTTTGCCTATTCGCGTAGAATTAAATCCTCTCACAAGAGAAGATTTACGACGCATTCTAACAGAACCAGAAGCAAGCTTGATTAAACAATATATTGCTCTTATGGCAACGGAAGAGGTTCATTTGGAAATTACCGATGATGCGATTGATGCTTTAGCAGATATTGCTGTAGATTTAAATGCAAGGATTGAAAATATAGGGGCACGTCGTTTGCAAACTGTTATGGAGCGTGTTTTAGATGAGATTTCTTTTACGGCACCGGATAGAGCTGGAACATCATTTAAAATTGATGCTGCTTATGTGAAAAAATCTATTGGTGAGCTTGCTGCTGATATCGATCTTTCCCGTTTTATCCTTTAGAGATATTGCT is a genomic window containing:
- a CDS encoding leucyl aminopeptidase family protein; translation: MQQHSIHFTSTRIDNSCPIILVNPRNIANLSLDASATAWIKVNDFTGKAGQILFVPHETGHLKKVLFGIGNGSDPFITGILAQKLPAGHWHLEGETSDEINTYLGLALGSYQFNRYRQNSLLKSLSIHVNESVDFDELKRIYETVFFVRDLINIPANDMTPDTLEEEARQLGKTYGAHVHSICGDDLLTHNFPMIHAVGRAGSTAPRLIELHWGQEHHPKITLVGKGVTFDTGGLDIKSANNMLLMKKDMGGGAHVLGLAKLIMDAKLPFRLRVLIPAVENAISANAYRPGDILKSRKGLTVEVGNTDAEGRLVLADALAYGDEESPQFMLCMATLTGAARIALGPDLPAFYCNDAIWAQQISQSAHSVFDPLWQMPLWKPYLEMLSSPNADLNNITGNNYAGSIVAALFLNSFVERTKHFAHFDLYGWVPKEKPGYPVGGSAQVIRALYNLFKN
- the coaA gene encoding type I pantothenate kinase, which encodes MSDRYSPYRVFTAQEWSEFRADTPLTLTFDEIKRLRSIDDPIDLEEVQRIYLSLSRLLSCHVEAVQELFHKRQQFLHQEESQKTPFIIGIAGSVAVGKSTTARILQELLKRWTSSLKVDLITTDGFLYPNAILEQKNRMNRKGFPDSYDIKKLLCFLSAIKAGIGNVPAPLYSHMTYDVLKNHTIIIDRPDILIIEGINVLQVSDLPKDGKVIPFVSDFFDFSIYVDAETEVIRHWYLERFKRLRKTAFQNPESYFHRYALLHEEEALKIAENIWQTINLKNLQENILPTRPRSNLILRKGKNHLVEYVALRRL
- a CDS encoding asparaginase translates to MKKIAIGTLGGTIAMTADRFGHMQPTLTSDNLIKSVPDLNNIADIHAQTLMQIPSGSLSFKILFEIIEWAKQQINAGAKGIVLTQGTDTLEETAFFLSLYWKEDEPLIITGAMRLPHEAGADGPANVLAATRVAATPQSRNRGVLVVINDTIHSPYWLYKSHTVKVETFQSGMIGIVGTILEGKVIYFNDRKFFPTTFDLPQNYDHQIALLYSSLSSDAQLMKLCLESGHYAGLVIAGFGAGHCSFQEADLVQQYAQKIPIIIASRCCNGSTTRITYGYKGSEIDMIASGAFMSGYLSAVKARLLLWAFLAQGYSLAQIRTYWNDWTIS
- the hslV gene encoding ATP-dependent protease subunit HslV, which produces MTEHKPDIMYGTTIITVRKGGKVVMAGDGQVSLGQTIMKGNARKVRRLGKNGVVIAGFAGATADAFTLLERLETKLEQYPDQLMRACVELAKDWRTDRYLRRLEAMMLVADKKVTLALTGLGDVLEPEDGVMAIGSGGNFALSAARALMDLDLDAETIARKAMTIAAKICVYTNDHFTIETLDAELSSLEKAI
- the hslU gene encoding ATP-dependent protease ATPase subunit HslU gives rise to the protein MCVVFSPRETVSELDRFIIGQNDAKRSVAIALRNRWRRQQLEEPMREEVMPKNILMIGPTGVGKTGIARRLAKLSGAPFVKVEATKFTEVGYVGRDVEQIIRDLVEIAISLVREKKRDEIKEKAHVNAEERVLDALVGKTASPATRDSFRKKLREGELDEKEIEIEVADNNSNSASTFDIPGMPGAQMGIMNLSDILGKMGSRTKVRKTTVRDAFKPLIDDESEKLLDQEQIIQEALRVAENDGIVFIDEIDKIATRDGGASAAVSREGVQRDLLPLVEGTTIATKYGQIKTDHILFIASGAFHVSKPSDLLPELQGRLPIRVELNPLTREDLRRILTEPEASLIKQYIALMATEEVHLEITDDAIDALADIAVDLNARIENIGARRLQTVMERVLDEISFTAPDRAGTSFKIDAAYVKKSIGELAADIDLSRFIL
- a CDS encoding NlpC/P60 family protein is translated as MISKDPRLHAFREDLADKRLETEVTAQRFVQGEKRRVNVPVAGLFKENNKKSERQTECLFGEELLIFEHGETMSWGQSLKDNYVGYIDTTALCTSTVKQTHIVSVPRTFQYFQADLRGPMEYPLSMGSKVTVVDEVEVRETLYSILENGKAIISNQLSPIGHVYKDYVTVAEMFIRTPYLWGGASGFGLDCSGFIQLSMMMTGQMVLRDTDMQQKTIGTPLSENDKLQRGDLIFWQGHAAIMVDHENVIHANGFSMDVTIEPLEEVIMRVAKTYQRYPIAKRRPIQETNIPL